TCTGTTTTAATATTAATATTACCCTTGGATTTCTGAGGGTAATTTTTTTATTCAGGGCTGATAATTTCTGCATGTGCTGAATCTTTTTTAGCTTTGCTGAAAATTTTTGCAACAATGGAAATGCACAAAGACTTTTTTATATATCAGGCACAGACCACAAAATTTGCAGCAGGTTTTGAAGTTGAAAAAGCGGAAGGAAGCTATATCTACGGAACAGATGGAAAAAAATACCTTGATTTCGTAGCAGGTGTTTCTGCCAATACTTTGGGGCATTCGCATCCTAAAGTTGTGGAAGCCATCAAAGAACAGGCAGACAAATATCTGCATGTAATGGTATACGGAGAATATGCACAGGAAAAGCCGGTAGCATTATGCAAACTTCTGGCAGAAGCAACCCCTGATCCTCTGGAAATTACCTATCTGGTAAACAGCGGTGCAGAAGCTATCGACGGGAGCCTTAAACTGGCTAAACGGTATACAGGAAGAGAAGAAATTATTTCCTTCAAAAATTCATATCACGGGAATACACACGGTGCACTGAGCGTATCCGGTAACGAAACCCATAAAAGAGAATTCCGTCCACTGTTACCAATGATAAGCTTTATAGAATTCAACAGTGAAAATGATCTTGATAAAATTACAGATAAAACAGCCTGCGTCATCCTGGAAACCATTCAGGGAGCAGCAGGATTTCTAGTTCCTGAAAAAGATTATCTGATTAAACTTAAAAAAAGATGTGAAGAAGTAGGGGCGCTTCTTATTCTTGATGAAATTCAGCCGGGTTTTGGAAGAACCGGTAAATTATTCTCTTTTGAGCATTTCGGAATTGTCCCTGATATTCTTGTAATGGGCAAAGGAATGGGAGGCGGAGTTCCGGTTGGCGCTTTTATGAGTTCCAGTGAAATTATGGAAACCCTGTCACACTCTCCAAAATTAGGGCATATTACAACATTCGGAGGAAACCCTCTTATTGCAGCCGCCAGTTATGCCACTTTGAAAGAAGTTCTGGAAAGCGGTCTCATGAATGAAACTGCTGAAAAAGAAAGACTGTTCAGAGAACTTCTTGTACATCCTAAAATCAAAAATATTAACGGAAAAGGCCTGATGCTTGCCGTTAACCTCGGAACACCCGAATACACCCTTGAAACGGCTAAAAAATGCATGGAAAAAGGGCTTATTGTCTTCTGGCAGCTCTACAGAAATGAATACATGAGAATTTCACCGCCACTTACAATTTCTATGGAAGAAATCAGACAGGGATGTCAAATCATACTGGATGTTTTAAACGGAAAATAAACAGTACAATCTCTCCGGAAACGGAGAGATTTTTTATGGATCGCACGGCAGTTTCAGGTCTGAAAATGATATTCAATATATATTTAAAATCCGTGATAAATATCATGAAGATTCTTTAAAAAAATAACTGCTTTTTAGTGTAATAAAAAAATTAATTTATATATTGCGGGACGATAAAAACAAAGATTATATGGCGAAACATAAAGTCCATTACGAATTTCCAATGCATTGTTTATCAGAGATTTTATATGAATATCTGGCGACGGCAGAGGGATTATCTGAATGGTTTGCGGATGAGGTAACAGAGAAAGGCGATGATTTCTTTTTTAGCTGGGGCGGAGGGCCTGCTGAAAAGGCCACTTTGATTAGATATAAGCCTGAAGGTTTCGTACGTTTTAGATGGGAGGAAGATGAAGGAACTAAGAACTTCTTTGAGATGACAATCACAATAGATGATATTACAGAAGATCTGGCTCTGAACATAACGGATTTCTGTGAAGAAGGTGATGAACAGGAGAATGCATTGTATTGGGAAAACCTTATAGAAAACCTTAGAATAAAATTAGGTGCGGCTTAAGCCGGACACTAGTAAATGGTAAAACTGATGAACGATTTATCGTTCATTATTTTTTTATAAATAAATCACTTCAAAAATTGGAAAATCAATATTTTACATCAGACGGATTAAATGTAAAGAACAGAGCCTTCCTTTTGGGAGACGCAGTAAAAGTTTCTTTCTTTGTGAGAAACGGAGGACTCATCATGGATGAAGAATGCTATTTCTTTTTAATGGCCTCCATGAGAAAGATGAGAATGAACATTCCGCTTACCTATACCCTGGAATTTTTCCAGACTCTTTTTCATAAAGATGTTATTGACGGAAGAGGAATAAAAAACGGAATCATTAATTTTCAGGTTTTCAGGAATAATGATGCGGTGACAGTTTCAAAATCTTCAGTATCCTATTTTTATGAAGTAACAGAGCTGGAAGATGTTCTTTCAGTTCACCACAGACCTCTGGAAGTAGACCTTACCAAGGAAATCAATGTGAACAATAATCTGTTGAGCAATATCAGGGTTCATTGTGCAGAAAATATTTATGGCGGTATCTATGCGGAAGAAAATGATCTGGATGATGTTATTCTGCTTAATCCAAATAAAAGAATTGCACGCACCACTTCCGGGAATCTTTTATTTCTGGAAGGAAATGTGATCAAAATTCCGAAACAGTCCGAAGGAGCATACATCTCTCCTTTAATGGAAAATTTTGTTACCTTTTTACATAAAAATAACCTTGCAGATATTCAGGAACACGAAATTATTGCTTTTGAATCACAGAAAGCCGAAGAGATTTTAATGATCTCCGACGAAAAAGGCATATTTTCTGTAGGTAAAATAAGAAATAAAACTTTTGAAAGCTCCCGTTTTAAAGAAATGGTGGAAAGCTGGAAAAATAGTTTTTAAAATTGACAAACCCGGTAAACAACAAAGTACCCAAGTCCTTTACCGGGTTTTATTCTGAGTAAATCAGAAATTGTTTCTTTATTTAGTATTCACGGATAATTTCTGTGAATTTTTGAGCGATTTCTTTCTGCCCGTTTTCGCTGGTAATATATTCCCTGTCCCTGGTATTATTTATAAAACCAAGTTCTACCAATACTGCGGGAGCTTTTGTTTCCCTCAGCATATAAAGATTTTTTTCTTCAATCTTACGGACATCAAATTTTTTGGAAATTTTTTCAGCAAGCTTTTTGGAATTGTCAGTATTCTGAATGTAAACTTCAGTTCCCTGTTTGGGAGTTTCCTTTTGAGGACTGTTATTTACATGAAGAGAAATAACAAATTCCGGATTCAGCTTGTTGATCAGGGCTGCTCTTTCACCAAGAGTAGGGTATGTATCAGAATCTCTCGTTAAAACCACCTCATACTGATCCTGGTTTTCATTGAACTTCCGGATCTCTTTGGCAATATTTATGGTAATCTCTTTTTCAACGTACTTTTCGAAGACAGTTCCCATATCATTTCCGCCGTGTCCGGCATCTATAACAATAATTTTTTTATTGACGGGAGCAAAAGATAAAAATGAAGCAGAAAACGCTGATAAAGCAAGTAGTTTGATTCCTTTCATTTCAATGATTTTTGGTTTTTCAAATAACGGGAATTCTTTCTTTAAAATTGGTTAACGTAATCTTAAAATTTGTTAATCTTTTTAAATCTATCAGTTGGGAATTCAGTTAGTTAAGAGAAATGTCCTCAGGTGAGTTGGCCCAGAGAAGATATTCCCCGCCCAGATTCTGCATAATCGACTTCCAAAGCGTCTGGTCGTTGGGAAGAGTATAATCCAGATTATAGATATCCACCACGGTCCACATTTTCCTTTGTACTTCATCATCCAGCTGTGCAGCAGACCATCCGGAGTATCCTGAAAAGATTTTCACATCATCAATACTCAGTTCCTTATTAAGAACAGCGCTGATGATACTTTCAATATCCTCTGTAATATAAAAGTCCTTGCTGATTTCAGAATAAACTTCAGTTACCTTCTTCTTTTTAACGATAAAAAAGACCTTATCATTTTCAACAGGTCCGCCGTCATAGACCTCTATTTTGAAGTCAAAAAAATTTTTGAACTTATTACTCATCTGGCTGTTTTTCTTGTTCAATATCAAACCAAATGCACCGCTTTCGTTATGCTCAACGATCAGCACCACCGATCTCGAAAAAATATCGCCGGAAATGTCAGGTGTGGAAATTAATATTTTACCTTTGTATGAGTAATTCATACTCAAATTTAATAAAAAATATTTATGGAAAACCTGCACAATAAAAGAAAAGTGTATGAGAAATCCCAACTTATTGAAAGTGAGATAAAACAAAATCCGATTGAACAGTTCAGAGACTGGTTTTTGGATGCCAGTGAAAGCCCGGCAGTCTCTGAAGCCAATGCTATGGCGGTTTCCACAGTAGAAGAAGACGGATGTCCGAGGACAAGAATGGTGCTGCTTAAAGAATATACCTATGAAGGATTTATTTTTTATACCAATTACAACAGCAGAAAAGGAAAGGCAATAAATAGCAATCATAAAGCCTGTCTGCATTTTTTCTGGCCCAACCTTGAGAGGCAAATAATCATTAAAGCCAATCTTGAAAAAATCGCTGAAAACCTTAGTGACGGGTATTTCCATTCCAGACCTAAAGGAAGTCAGCTGGGAGCTGTTGTTTCGCCCCAGAGCCAGGTGATTCCGGATAGAGAATTTCTGGAAAAAAAATTAAAAGAACTGGAAAAAGAATACGAAAACAGCGAAGTGCCAAGACCTGTCAACTGGGGTGGATACATTGCCAAACCTTACGAAATTGAATTCTGGCAGGGAAGACCAAACCGCCTCCACGACAGAATTATCTATCAGCTTGAAGATCTGGACTGGAAAATTTCACGACTGGCACCATAAAGGATCAAAGGCTGGATTGATTGTAGATGAAATAAATTTTTATGATTTCTATTATAATTATAAAAGATTCTAATCTGAACCTGTTATTTACAAATCATTTAAAATTCAATAGGAGCGGGCTTTAGCTCGCTTTTTAATTGCCACGCAGTACAACGGCTTTAGCCAAAACCATCATTGGTATTTATGCGGGGGTCAATATCTCTGGTGCTGAGACTCCTGACGAATACCACACAAAAAAGGCCGCTTCCTGAGAAACGGCCTGTGAGTTTTTTAATCTGAATGATTATTTTTTCTTAGCACCAGAAACTGCATTGGATAAATCAGCTCCTGCCTTGAATTTAGCAACTTTTTTAGCAGCAATTTTGATTGGTTTTTTAGTTGCAGGGTTGATCCCTTGTCTGGCAGCTCTCTCAGCTACTGAGAAAGTTCCGAATCCTACTAAAGAAACTTTTCCGTCTTTTTTCTTTAGGGTAGTAGTTACATTACCAATGAATGATTCTAGAGCAGCTTTTGCTGCAACTTTAGTGATTCCTGCATCTTTTGCGATTGCGTCGATTAATTCAGACTTGTTCATAATTTTTAATATTAAGTTAGTTCGTAATTATAGCAAATATAATACTATTTTCTAATTGTGCAATTATTTTATTAAAAGTTGTAAAATATTTTTGCTTTTTGATGAAAACAGTTAAAATATGATAATTTGATTTTTTACTAAAAATCTACGTTAGCGCTCACTAAAATCGTGCCAAATGCTTATGAGTATTGACTTTAGCAAAAAAAGAATATTATTTCCTGTATTTATTAAATCCTAAATTACGTATAAAGTATTAATATTTTTAACGATATGTTTGCTGATTTTATAAACAATGTCT
Above is a window of Chryseobacterium shigense DNA encoding:
- a CDS encoding aspartate aminotransferase family protein; translated protein: MHKDFFIYQAQTTKFAAGFEVEKAEGSYIYGTDGKKYLDFVAGVSANTLGHSHPKVVEAIKEQADKYLHVMVYGEYAQEKPVALCKLLAEATPDPLEITYLVNSGAEAIDGSLKLAKRYTGREEIISFKNSYHGNTHGALSVSGNETHKREFRPLLPMISFIEFNSENDLDKITDKTACVILETIQGAAGFLVPEKDYLIKLKKRCEEVGALLILDEIQPGFGRTGKLFSFEHFGIVPDILVMGKGMGGGVPVGAFMSSSEIMETLSHSPKLGHITTFGGNPLIAAASYATLKEVLESGLMNETAEKERLFRELLVHPKIKNINGKGLMLAVNLGTPEYTLETAKKCMEKGLIVFWQLYRNEYMRISPPLTISMEEIRQGCQIILDVLNGK
- a CDS encoding START-like domain-containing protein, coding for MAKHKVHYEFPMHCLSEILYEYLATAEGLSEWFADEVTEKGDDFFFSWGGGPAEKATLIRYKPEGFVRFRWEEDEGTKNFFEMTITIDDITEDLALNITDFCEEGDEQENALYWENLIENLRIKLGAA
- a CDS encoding aminotransferase class IV; the encoded protein is MENQYFTSDGLNVKNRAFLLGDAVKVSFFVRNGGLIMDEECYFFLMASMRKMRMNIPLTYTLEFFQTLFHKDVIDGRGIKNGIINFQVFRNNDAVTVSKSSVSYFYEVTELEDVLSVHHRPLEVDLTKEINVNNNLLSNIRVHCAENIYGGIYAEENDLDDVILLNPNKRIARTTSGNLLFLEGNVIKIPKQSEGAYISPLMENFVTFLHKNNLADIQEHEIIAFESQKAEEILMISDEKGIFSVGKIRNKTFESSRFKEMVESWKNSF
- a CDS encoding N-acetylmuramoyl-L-alanine amidase; the protein is MKGIKLLALSAFSASFLSFAPVNKKIIVIDAGHGGNDMGTVFEKYVEKEITINIAKEIRKFNENQDQYEVVLTRDSDTYPTLGERAALINKLNPEFVISLHVNNSPQKETPKQGTEVYIQNTDNSKKLAEKISKKFDVRKIEEKNLYMLRETKAPAVLVELGFINNTRDREYITSENGQKEIAQKFTEIIREY
- a CDS encoding YqgE/AlgH family protein, whose translation is MNYSYKGKILISTPDISGDIFSRSVVLIVEHNESGAFGLILNKKNSQMSNKFKNFFDFKIEVYDGGPVENDKVFFIVKKKKVTEVYSEISKDFYITEDIESIISAVLNKELSIDDVKIFSGYSGWSAAQLDDEVQRKMWTVVDIYNLDYTLPNDQTLWKSIMQNLGGEYLLWANSPEDISLN
- the pdxH gene encoding pyridoxamine 5'-phosphate oxidase, whose product is MENLHNKRKVYEKSQLIESEIKQNPIEQFRDWFLDASESPAVSEANAMAVSTVEEDGCPRTRMVLLKEYTYEGFIFYTNYNSRKGKAINSNHKACLHFFWPNLERQIIIKANLEKIAENLSDGYFHSRPKGSQLGAVVSPQSQVIPDREFLEKKLKELEKEYENSEVPRPVNWGGYIAKPYEIEFWQGRPNRLHDRIIYQLEDLDWKISRLAP
- a CDS encoding HU family DNA-binding protein codes for the protein MNKSELIDAIAKDAGITKVAAKAALESFIGNVTTTLKKKDGKVSLVGFGTFSVAERAARQGINPATKKPIKIAAKKVAKFKAGADLSNAVSGAKKK